One Bacteriovorax sp. PP10 DNA window includes the following coding sequences:
- a CDS encoding phosphoglycerate kinase: MALKFITEESFKTQAKDKKVLARFDFNVPMDKNNPTKIADTTRIDEAIPTIKAILEAGAKKVILMSHFGRPKGKIDMAYSLEPVATYLAEALGMEVTLTETALDRGIKTLLGLNESKIVLLQNLRFHPEEEANDRDFARTLSTYGDVFVFDAFGAAHRKHASTYEINAFFKNKAYGGLLLQREVESLDRVTNNPAKPFVAVVGGSKVSDKIKIIEALLTSVDKLLIGGAMAYPFLKAKGHTVGNSLCSDEDVSLAKRILGMPSKNKIVLPSDHIVSLTFGGAPIDLGQTNIEEGQIGLDIGPSTLANFNDYLATAKTVLWNGPMGLFENPVYSKGTFGIAKTLASLQGKAFTLVGGGDSVAAVNQSGLASKMSHISTGGGASLEYIENGTLPGIQALKFGID, from the coding sequence ATGGCCTTAAAATTTATCACTGAAGAAAGTTTCAAGACTCAAGCGAAAGACAAAAAAGTTTTAGCGCGTTTCGATTTCAACGTACCAATGGATAAAAATAATCCAACGAAGATTGCCGACACGACAAGAATCGATGAAGCAATTCCTACAATTAAAGCTATCCTTGAAGCAGGGGCAAAGAAAGTTATCTTGATGAGTCACTTTGGGAGACCAAAGGGAAAGATCGATATGGCCTATTCTCTTGAGCCTGTTGCGACTTACTTAGCTGAAGCACTAGGAATGGAAGTAACGTTAACTGAAACAGCATTAGACCGCGGAATTAAAACTCTACTTGGTTTAAACGAATCAAAAATCGTTCTACTTCAAAACCTAAGATTCCACCCGGAAGAAGAAGCAAATGACCGCGACTTCGCGAGAACGCTTTCAACTTACGGTGATGTATTCGTGTTCGACGCTTTTGGTGCCGCTCACAGAAAACATGCTTCTACTTATGAGATCAACGCTTTCTTCAAGAACAAAGCTTACGGCGGACTTCTACTTCAACGTGAAGTTGAATCTCTTGATCGCGTAACAAACAATCCAGCGAAACCTTTCGTTGCTGTTGTTGGTGGATCAAAAGTAAGTGATAAAATTAAAATCATCGAAGCTTTATTAACTTCAGTTGATAAACTTTTAATCGGTGGAGCTATGGCCTACCCTTTCTTAAAAGCGAAAGGACACACTGTAGGGAACTCACTTTGTTCAGACGAAGACGTAAGTCTTGCTAAGAGAATTCTTGGTATGCCGTCAAAAAATAAAATCGTTCTTCCAAGTGACCATATCGTATCTCTAACTTTTGGTGGAGCACCGATTGATCTTGGACAGACAAATATTGAAGAAGGACAAATCGGTTTAGATATCGGTCCTTCAACTCTTGCTAACTTCAATGACTACCTGGCGACAGCAAAAACTGTTTTATGGAATGGCCCAATGGGACTATTTGAAAATCCAGTTTACTCAAAAGGAACTTTTGGAATCGCTAAGACTTTAGCATCTCTTCAAGGGAAAGCTTTCACACTTGTTGGTGGAGGGGATTCGGTCGCTGCTGTTAACCAATCTGGTCTTGCTTCTAAGATGTCTCATATCTCGACTGGTGGTGGAGCTTCTTTAGAGTACATTGAAAATGGAACGCTTCCTGGTATCCAGGCACTTAAATTTGGAATCGATTAG
- the tpiA gene encoding triose-phosphate isomerase: protein MKNLRPIHIVGNWKMNQTMHEISEFFIEMTKMKMELKCKAWIAPQALHIAILKEMAFTTGSIQVGAQNCAEVDSGALTGETSPLALADMGVEFVIIGHSERRTIYGEKNELLNQKVLNALKNDLKVIYCVGETLAEREANDTFKVIEEQLNVGLHNLPADKAHLVLIAYEPVWAIGTGKVASAEQAEEVHAFIRGKLEHLKDETVILYGGSVKPDNIDSLLRKDNIDGALVGGASLKAKDFRQLCSIASVI, encoded by the coding sequence ATGAAAAATCTTCGCCCAATCCACATTGTTGGTAACTGGAAAATGAACCAGACTATGCACGAGATCAGTGAATTTTTCATCGAAATGACGAAGATGAAAATGGAACTTAAGTGCAAAGCATGGATCGCTCCTCAGGCCCTTCATATTGCGATCTTAAAAGAGATGGCATTCACGACGGGATCAATTCAAGTGGGAGCACAAAACTGTGCTGAAGTAGACTCTGGTGCACTAACAGGAGAAACTTCTCCATTAGCACTTGCTGACATGGGTGTTGAATTCGTTATTATCGGTCACTCAGAAAGAAGAACTATTTATGGCGAAAAAAATGAACTGCTAAACCAGAAAGTTTTAAACGCTCTAAAAAATGATTTAAAAGTTATCTACTGTGTTGGTGAAACACTTGCTGAACGTGAAGCTAACGACACGTTCAAAGTTATCGAAGAGCAATTGAATGTTGGATTACATAATCTTCCGGCCGATAAAGCTCACTTAGTCTTGATCGCATATGAGCCAGTTTGGGCAATTGGAACAGGAAAAGTGGCGTCAGCTGAGCAAGCTGAAGAAGTTCACGCTTTCATTAGAGGTAAACTAGAGCATCTTAAAGATGAGACGGTTATCCTTTATGGCGGGTCTGTAAAACCAGATAATATCGACTCACTGCTAAGAAAAGATAACATTGACGGTGCATTAGTAGGCGGAGCAAGCCTTAAAGCAAAGGATTTTAGACAGCTGTGCAGCATTGCAAGCGTGATTTAG
- the secG gene encoding preprotein translocase subunit SecG — translation MTTSLMVLQAIISILLIIVVLLQFGKGAEAGLMTAAGSESIMSSSTRGNVMTKITAVLAVLFLGNSILLARLQDTKFQKSILDTEAPISRPLNSDATTAPAATAPAATTPAATAPATTTPAAATKEATQAAPTKEAAPAKTETTAPTTAPKAK, via the coding sequence ATGACTACTTCATTAATGGTTCTTCAAGCGATTATCTCAATTCTTCTTATCATTGTAGTTCTTCTACAGTTTGGTAAGGGTGCAGAGGCCGGATTAATGACTGCAGCGGGATCAGAGTCGATTATGTCGAGCTCAACTCGCGGTAACGTCATGACAAAAATCACAGCTGTTCTTGCAGTTCTATTCTTAGGAAACTCAATCCTACTAGCAAGATTACAAGATACAAAATTTCAAAAATCAATTCTAGATACTGAAGCTCCAATTTCTCGCCCGCTTAACTCTGATGCAACTACAGCACCAGCAGCAACAGCACCGGCAGCAACGACTCCAGCGGCAACAGCTCCTGCAACGACTACTCCTGCAGCAGCGACTAAAGAAGCAACTCAAGCTGCTCCTACAAAAGAAGCTGCTCCAGCTAAAACTGAAACTACGGCGCCGACTACGGCCCCTAAAGCGAAGTAA
- a CDS encoding aminotransferase class V-fold PLP-dependent enzyme, which translates to MDLATTSLVEKEYAHLKTLYFNSAYFGPSPIRAKETITKAMNRELDPSFYAYDDWMSISEKLRVKFADLIQVSPDTITHSTSSSDVVNIIANGYVFEKGDRVAAIDRDYPSNILPWMLAERHHKFSFDKLELGSQVVPTPDWLERNLKPQTKIFNMSYVAFDTGKKIDLLSIGKFLKSKDILFVVDATQALGGLEITQEELSYIDVLTVSSYKWMLGPYGHAFAYFSQKAQDSIYHLNANWILSPNSKQVYNLLDYTTETLPGARQYDRGQAANLLCSGCLEGSLSFLQEVGLETIRKHNAEVRDHFLEHYPKNKYTLVTPLDHMANIVCMKASNQGDSIALESELKNRNIDVSVRQGNMRLSFHIFNTKAQVEELIKGMDSV; encoded by the coding sequence ATGGATTTGGCCACCACCAGTCTAGTTGAAAAAGAATACGCACATTTAAAAACGTTATACTTTAATTCGGCCTACTTTGGGCCGAGTCCTATTCGTGCGAAAGAAACCATCACGAAAGCGATGAATCGTGAACTCGATCCTTCGTTTTATGCCTATGATGATTGGATGAGTATCTCAGAAAAGCTGAGAGTGAAATTCGCCGATCTTATTCAAGTTTCACCAGATACTATCACTCACTCAACGTCATCGTCAGATGTCGTGAATATCATTGCTAATGGATATGTCTTTGAAAAAGGAGATAGGGTCGCGGCGATCGATAGAGACTATCCTTCAAACATCCTGCCTTGGATGCTGGCCGAAAGACACCATAAGTTTTCGTTTGATAAATTGGAGCTTGGTAGTCAAGTTGTTCCGACTCCGGATTGGTTAGAGAGAAATCTAAAACCACAAACCAAAATTTTTAACATGTCGTATGTCGCATTCGATACTGGTAAAAAAATAGATCTTCTATCAATTGGTAAATTTTTAAAATCAAAAGATATTCTTTTTGTCGTTGATGCAACACAGGCCTTAGGTGGTCTGGAAATCACTCAAGAAGAATTATCATACATCGACGTGCTTACAGTATCGTCATATAAGTGGATGTTAGGCCCTTACGGACATGCCTTTGCTTACTTTAGCCAGAAAGCTCAGGACAGTATTTATCACCTGAACGCTAACTGGATTTTAAGCCCGAATTCAAAACAAGTTTATAACCTGCTCGACTATACAACTGAAACTCTTCCGGGAGCTCGTCAGTACGATAGAGGACAGGCCGCTAATCTTCTTTGCTCTGGCTGCCTTGAAGGAAGTCTAAGCTTCTTACAGGAAGTAGGTCTAGAGACGATTAGAAAGCACAATGCTGAAGTCAGAGATCATTTCTTAGAACACTATCCTAAAAACAAATACACACTTGTGACTCCATTGGATCACATGGCCAATATCGTTTGCATGAAAGCTTCTAATCAGGGTGATAGTATTGCTCTTGAATCTGAATTAAAAAATCGTAATATCGATGTTTCAGTTCGCCAGGGGAACATGCGTTTATCATTCCATATTTTTAATACGAAAGCTCAGGTTGAAGAATTGATTAAGGGAATGGATAGCGTTTAA
- a CDS encoding HD-GYP domain-containing protein, which yields MGNNFFSVSFDLILLDKAIPYDLYVNSSASEERERFVRIYPKNDPLNLEDLKLFKKKYFQLYVHEAQRDDYLKSLISVKGVGDKQKTDVIKSSAIHYLDKLFSDEKEFTTELLSETISECKVAVESMVDVIKDYDVSKVQGLIASLSFHDFYTYDHSINVSMYCISLFTAARPNASKEEIVMAGLGGLLHDIGKIKISTDIINKPEKLSDEEFNIIKSHPTYGLELLTENGCPDCHGVDFNIIKRIVHEHHENFNGTGYPKKLAGADIHLLARVTAIADFFDAITTKRTYHEVLSTEDAIGVMSKSVGKKIDPVLFEIFTKSVKQLVMVGKLNKELPEDFDPCQPQNVLPFRAPKSYKIEGFGDKDAPKQSFGKIKKKVG from the coding sequence ATGGGTAACAACTTTTTTTCAGTTTCATTCGATCTGATCCTTCTGGATAAAGCGATTCCCTATGACCTTTATGTTAACTCTAGTGCCTCTGAAGAACGTGAACGCTTCGTGCGTATCTACCCTAAAAATGACCCTCTCAATCTCGAAGACTTAAAGCTCTTCAAGAAAAAATACTTTCAATTATATGTCCATGAAGCTCAGCGCGATGATTACTTAAAAAGTTTAATCTCAGTAAAAGGCGTGGGCGATAAACAAAAAACCGACGTCATTAAATCATCTGCGATTCACTACCTTGATAAATTATTCTCTGATGAAAAAGAGTTCACCACTGAACTTCTGTCAGAAACAATTTCTGAATGTAAGGTCGCTGTTGAATCAATGGTTGATGTTATTAAAGACTACGACGTCTCCAAAGTTCAGGGGCTCATAGCTTCTTTAAGCTTTCACGATTTTTATACTTACGATCACTCGATTAACGTTTCGATGTATTGTATTTCACTCTTTACTGCTGCAAGACCCAATGCCAGCAAAGAAGAAATCGTTATGGCCGGTCTTGGTGGACTACTCCACGACATCGGTAAAATTAAAATCTCTACCGACATCATCAACAAACCAGAAAAATTATCTGATGAAGAATTTAATATCATCAAATCTCACCCTACTTACGGACTTGAACTCTTAACAGAGAACGGTTGCCCTGACTGTCACGGTGTAGATTTTAATATTATTAAACGTATCGTTCACGAACATCACGAAAATTTCAATGGAACCGGTTACCCTAAGAAATTAGCGGGAGCTGATATCCATTTACTTGCACGAGTGACTGCAATTGCAGATTTCTTCGATGCGATTACAACAAAGAGAACTTATCACGAAGTTTTATCAACTGAAGATGCTATCGGTGTTATGTCGAAGTCAGTTGGTAAAAAAATCGATCCGGTTTTATTTGAGATCTTCACTAAATCAGTTAAGCAGCTCGTAATGGTTGGTAAATTGAATAAAGAATTGCCGGAAGATTTTGATCCATGTCAGCCGCAAAACGTTCTACCGTTTAGAGCTCCGAAAAGTTATAAGATTGAAGGTTTCGGTGACAAAGATGCACCTAAGCAGTCATTCGGTAAAATCAAAAAGAAAGTCGGATAA
- a CDS encoding MFS transporter — protein MAAIKDPYIALKFPDYRYYITTRILLAMALQFQGVIVGWHVYSITKDPLSLGLIGLVEILPNFSVTLFAGHFADIYDRKKIALTCLTILMFSGIALYAITHTVPDGHKQIALFYIVIALTGFARGTLSPSLFSILTECVPKEHYLNSTTWNSTLWQIAIMVGAGSSGFLFAAIGYDAYLVMSVLIFFAIISFSFVSPKPHLTKKDAKAPILSSIKGGIKYVFSNQVFLGALSLDLFAVLFGGAVALLPIFAQDILAVGPQGLGFLKAAPSVGSFIMAAVNVYWPPVRNTGKKLLFAVFGFGVCMIIFGISKNFYLSVFILAVSGACDNISVVVRGTIMQTLVPADMKGKVFAVNSMFIGSSNEIGEFESGMAAKLMGVVPSVVFGGTMTLLVVIFTSFRAPKLKNLHFEEK, from the coding sequence ATGGCCGCAATTAAAGATCCTTATATTGCTCTCAAATTTCCAGACTATCGATATTACATAACAACCAGAATTCTCCTAGCTATGGCCCTGCAATTTCAGGGAGTCATCGTCGGCTGGCATGTTTACTCTATAACTAAAGATCCTTTATCTCTGGGACTGATTGGTCTGGTGGAAATTCTTCCTAATTTTTCAGTAACATTATTTGCGGGTCACTTCGCTGATATTTACGACAGAAAAAAAATCGCTCTTACTTGCTTAACAATTTTAATGTTTAGTGGAATTGCTCTTTATGCAATCACTCACACAGTGCCTGATGGACATAAACAGATTGCACTTTTTTATATCGTCATTGCCTTAACTGGTTTTGCACGCGGTACACTTTCGCCATCGCTATTTTCAATTCTCACAGAATGCGTTCCTAAAGAGCATTATTTAAATTCAACAACGTGGAACTCAACATTATGGCAAATCGCTATTATGGTTGGAGCTGGATCGAGTGGATTTTTATTTGCGGCCATAGGTTATGATGCTTATCTTGTGATGAGTGTATTGATTTTCTTCGCAATCATCTCATTTAGTTTTGTTTCACCTAAACCACACTTAACAAAAAAAGATGCGAAAGCTCCGATCCTTTCATCTATCAAAGGCGGGATTAAGTATGTTTTTAGTAATCAAGTTTTCTTAGGAGCACTATCGCTTGATCTCTTCGCTGTTTTATTCGGTGGAGCTGTTGCTCTTCTTCCTATATTCGCTCAAGACATTCTAGCAGTAGGTCCTCAAGGGCTTGGCTTCTTAAAAGCAGCACCAAGTGTGGGCTCATTTATCATGGCCGCTGTGAACGTTTACTGGCCACCTGTAAGAAACACTGGAAAGAAGTTACTCTTTGCTGTGTTTGGTTTTGGTGTGTGCATGATCATCTTCGGTATCTCGAAGAATTTTTACTTATCAGTTTTCATTCTTGCTGTGAGTGGTGCTTGCGATAACATCTCTGTTGTTGTCCGCGGAACGATTATGCAGACATTAGTACCGGCCGACATGAAGGGGAAAGTGTTTGCAGTTAACTCTATGTTTATTGGTTCTTCCAATGAAATTGGTGAGTTTGAATCTGGGATGGCCGCGAAGCTTATGGGCGTTGTTCCATCAGTCGTTTTCGGTGGCACAATGACCCTTCTTGTGGTCATTTTTACATCATTTAGGGCGCCAAAACTTAAAAATCTTCACTTTGAAGAGAAATAG
- a CDS encoding S8 family serine peptidase, protein MKLSVAIIMSLALLSSCAPKNSSQSSSLDVIASKYFSMRQQTATTYIGIVQLSHPALLAEAQTVNGKAVIDEDLKAAILAEQEEVIAKLKEISPDIKIIETYKLVLNAIAFTAPSDVASKIEGIEGVNRLVENTNFMRPAAVDTEKQVAAAVASLNEKNSVTFIGADKLHKRGISGQKMRVGIIDTGIDYTHIMLGGAGKKEIYDSINPNKANDYFPNEKVVGGMDFVGTNFSAGDPDLENNIPKRDPNPIDEAGHGSHVAGSVAGIGDGVVSYSGVAPEASLYALKVFGKEGSTSDIAVIAALEYAADPTEMTDPSTRLDVVNLSLGGGFGKPKILYTEAIKNLTKAGTVVVASAGNSGDNPYITGAPATADEAISVAASIDDMDQNIKFAAVEALIAGESKLVETIEGQTTIPAATSNVRGGVVAIGNGAAVLTEEVKAQAKGQIVLMDRGEINFEQKFIVAKELGAVGVVMVNNVEGTPIAMGAEAKYDFPAVMISREVGNAMKAALLAKKEVSFNFSTGKIIQRNDLIDTITAFSSRGPRTMDSLIKPEISGPGSNVISAAFGTGNHSVQMSGTSMSGPHLAGVMTLMKQAFPNDSVQMLKARILNTAKILMVNGVHVPVSRQGAGRVQVEEAYLSPVVALPATLSLGEVPVASTKTVSKRITLRNTSDKDVLYATTVISSKNIKASLQSAIKVKARGILSFDVSFTLARTDASQNNVEADGFVILTSTTGSKISLPFLAVLNKVSDIKASDLVTQTVSKVDAAGSEVKLTLTNSGKSSGDALIFNLLGQDERKTILNPNNLSSNTTCDLEAAGIRIIEKTEKGQTTKVLQIGVKLYDAITFWQPCDISLQIDSNNDGIADQELIGIQANNVAGIGVATSMSLLLDAQKAREIRLEYELTPGFQENYIPALVDARGMMFYNHSNVAVVETDLSKIVKGKNGVVGIKLATTHLEADSKGDDFLANHGEQWQKLNLSENSLAFYDMPEVVTVKEADLERVSMKRGLGKMRALILYPHNTPASLKDQQSQILTEKLLK, encoded by the coding sequence ATGAAACTATCAGTCGCAATTATCATGTCTTTGGCACTTCTCAGCTCATGTGCACCAAAGAATTCATCTCAATCTTCTTCACTTGATGTAATCGCAAGCAAATATTTCAGCATGCGCCAACAAACAGCTACAACATATATTGGTATCGTTCAGTTAAGCCATCCAGCTCTACTTGCTGAAGCTCAAACTGTTAATGGTAAAGCAGTGATCGATGAAGATTTAAAAGCAGCTATCTTAGCTGAGCAAGAAGAAGTCATCGCTAAATTAAAAGAGATTTCACCAGATATTAAAATTATCGAAACATATAAGTTAGTTCTAAACGCGATCGCGTTTACAGCGCCTAGTGATGTAGCTTCAAAGATCGAAGGCATCGAAGGTGTTAACAGACTTGTAGAAAACACAAACTTCATGAGACCAGCAGCAGTTGATACTGAAAAACAAGTAGCAGCAGCGGTAGCATCTCTTAATGAAAAAAACTCAGTTACTTTCATCGGTGCTGATAAACTTCATAAGCGTGGGATCTCTGGACAGAAAATGAGAGTAGGGATTATCGATACAGGTATCGACTACACTCACATCATGTTAGGTGGGGCTGGTAAAAAAGAAATTTACGATTCAATTAATCCTAATAAAGCAAACGACTACTTTCCAAACGAAAAAGTTGTTGGTGGTATGGACTTCGTAGGAACAAATTTTTCTGCAGGAGATCCTGATTTAGAAAACAACATTCCTAAACGCGATCCAAACCCAATCGATGAAGCAGGTCACGGATCTCACGTAGCTGGTTCTGTTGCTGGTATTGGTGATGGAGTTGTTTCATACTCAGGTGTGGCACCAGAAGCTTCTCTATACGCTTTAAAAGTATTCGGTAAAGAAGGTAGTACTTCAGATATCGCTGTTATCGCGGCCCTTGAATACGCTGCTGACCCGACTGAAATGACAGATCCATCAACTAGACTTGATGTTGTTAACCTTTCTCTTGGTGGTGGATTTGGTAAACCAAAAATCCTTTACACTGAAGCCATCAAAAACTTAACGAAAGCAGGAACAGTTGTTGTTGCATCAGCTGGTAACTCTGGTGACAACCCATACATCACAGGAGCTCCGGCAACTGCTGATGAAGCTATTTCAGTAGCAGCATCAATTGATGATATGGACCAAAACATTAAGTTCGCAGCGGTAGAAGCTTTAATCGCTGGTGAATCAAAACTTGTTGAAACAATCGAAGGGCAGACAACGATTCCTGCCGCTACTAGTAATGTAAGAGGTGGAGTTGTTGCTATCGGTAACGGTGCTGCAGTTCTTACTGAAGAAGTAAAAGCTCAGGCGAAAGGACAAATCGTTCTTATGGACCGTGGAGAAATTAACTTCGAACAAAAATTTATTGTCGCTAAAGAACTTGGAGCTGTCGGTGTTGTTATGGTTAACAATGTTGAAGGGACTCCAATTGCAATGGGTGCAGAAGCAAAATATGATTTCCCAGCTGTTATGATTTCAAGAGAAGTGGGAAATGCAATGAAAGCGGCCCTACTTGCTAAAAAAGAAGTTTCTTTCAATTTTTCAACTGGAAAAATTATTCAACGTAATGACCTGATTGATACAATCACAGCTTTCTCATCTCGTGGTCCACGTACAATGGACTCTTTAATTAAACCTGAAATCTCAGGCCCGGGATCAAATGTTATCTCTGCTGCTTTTGGAACAGGAAATCACTCAGTTCAAATGTCAGGTACTTCAATGTCAGGTCCACACCTTGCTGGTGTTATGACTCTTATGAAGCAGGCATTTCCAAATGATTCAGTTCAAATGTTAAAAGCTCGTATCTTAAACACAGCTAAAATCTTAATGGTAAACGGAGTTCACGTTCCGGTTTCTCGTCAAGGTGCTGGACGTGTTCAAGTTGAAGAAGCTTACCTTTCTCCAGTTGTAGCTCTTCCTGCGACTCTTTCTTTAGGAGAAGTACCAGTTGCTTCAACGAAGACAGTTTCAAAAAGAATTACTCTGAGAAACACATCAGATAAAGATGTTCTATACGCAACAACAGTTATCTCAAGCAAAAACATTAAGGCCTCTCTTCAGAGCGCTATTAAAGTTAAAGCAAGAGGCATCCTTTCTTTCGACGTAAGTTTCACATTAGCTCGTACAGATGCTTCTCAAAACAACGTTGAAGCTGACGGGTTTGTTATCTTAACAAGCACGACAGGATCAAAAATCTCTCTACCATTCCTTGCTGTTTTAAATAAAGTAAGTGACATTAAAGCTTCTGACTTAGTTACTCAAACTGTATCAAAAGTTGATGCAGCTGGATCTGAAGTTAAATTAACTTTAACAAACTCTGGAAAGAGTTCTGGTGACGCTCTTATCTTCAACCTTCTGGGACAAGACGAAAGAAAAACTATTTTAAATCCAAACAACCTGTCGTCAAACACAACTTGTGACCTTGAAGCAGCTGGTATCAGAATTATTGAAAAAACTGAGAAAGGACAAACAACAAAAGTTCTTCAAATCGGTGTAAAACTTTACGATGCAATTACGTTCTGGCAGCCATGTGATATCTCTCTACAAATCGATTCTAACAATGATGGAATCGCTGATCAGGAGCTTATCGGAATCCAGGCAAACAACGTAGCAGGTATTGGTGTTGCGACTTCTATGTCTCTTTTATTAGATGCTCAGAAGGCAAGAGAAATTCGTTTAGAGTATGAACTAACTCCAGGTTTCCAGGAAAACTATATCCCAGCTCTAGTAGATGCTCGCGGTATGATGTTCTACAACCACTCAAACGTAGCTGTAGTTGAAACTGACCTGTCTAAAATTGTTAAAGGTAAGAATGGTGTAGTTGGAATTAAATTAGCTACAACTCACTTAGAAGCAGACTCTAAAGGGGATGACTTCTTAGCTAACCACGGTGAACAATGGCAGAAGCTTAACCTTTCAGAAAATTCTTTAGCGTTCTACGATATGCCTGAAGTTGTAACTGTAAAAGAAGCAGACCTTGAGCGCGTATCAATGAAGAGAGGACTAGGGAAGATGAGAGCTCTTATTCTTTACCCTCACAACACTCCGGCCTCGCTGAAAGATCAGCAGTCGCAGATCTTAACTGAAAAATTATTAAAGTAA
- a CDS encoding S1 family peptidase: protein MKTYLILLLLLIISCGKVATDNKGTTTSALRPAIRVSSEDTVFQSSLALTSAFNDNIHCSAILISENLVLTAAHCVSQWTSDKVLLKSKRTVDTFTSVSFGTYEKNKTDSIMASSVVVYPTKTKEEATLYDIALIKLSRKAPVGFQSVAILDSNYDIKENTELIVAGHGEIKQLKSNSSATDLGKAVGTIYKARVPYLSRNETMFLTIKDTGSFGAYHGEAGGSVYLKNNNELLLVGSVTGRSDGETQAMNTYVSAFKKFILDSANQMHATPPIFKIPND from the coding sequence ATGAAAACGTATTTAATCCTTTTACTACTCTTAATTATCTCGTGTGGAAAAGTTGCAACTGACAACAAAGGCACAACAACGTCTGCATTAAGGCCTGCGATTAGAGTCTCGTCAGAAGATACCGTTTTCCAATCGTCATTAGCTTTAACCAGCGCTTTTAATGACAATATTCACTGTTCTGCGATCCTCATTTCTGAAAACCTAGTGCTAACCGCTGCTCATTGCGTTTCTCAATGGACGTCAGATAAAGTCCTGCTTAAATCAAAAAGAACTGTGGATACCTTTACCAGCGTTTCTTTTGGAACTTATGAAAAAAATAAAACAGACTCTATTATGGCCTCGAGTGTAGTGGTCTATCCTACCAAGACAAAAGAGGAAGCCACTCTATATGATATTGCTCTTATTAAGCTTTCGAGAAAGGCACCAGTAGGCTTTCAAAGCGTAGCTATTCTAGATAGCAACTATGACATCAAAGAAAATACAGAATTGATTGTAGCGGGCCACGGAGAAATAAAACAACTTAAATCAAACTCATCTGCTACTGATCTAGGTAAAGCTGTCGGAACCATCTACAAAGCACGAGTTCCTTACCTGAGTCGCAATGAAACAATGTTTTTAACAATTAAAGATACTGGCTCATTTGGTGCTTATCACGGAGAAGCTGGAGGCTCAGTTTACTTGAAAAATAATAATGAACTTCTTCTTGTAGGTTCCGTTACCGGCCGTAGTGACGGTGAAACTCAGGCAATGAATACATACGTGAGTGCCTTTAAAAAATTCATTTTAGATTCTGCCAACCAGATGCATGCAACACCACCAATTTTTAAAATACCAAACGACTAA
- a CDS encoding S1 family peptidase has translation MKKLIPLTLLVLMSCGKSTDKIDVATPVVKAITKTTSSSIINGTLIKDEDLASKSTVALVGMFSSPFCSGTLVSENLVLTAAHCVSRWTEKSFFKSSKRVTVLSNIGFKLNSSEDVTKLEMEAVELYPIKKEKEQFYHDIALVKFKGVLPKEFKPVAILAPEYKLVGNKDLILAGFGLTSSDESDTPTSYQIRIPYKGSDGDILILNQLNGKEGAYHGDSGGPAYLESKDELLLAGSTIGGLDGESEVYYSKVSAYKQFILDSAKKLNGTLPVFKNPEE, from the coding sequence ATGAAAAAATTAATCCCACTTACACTATTAGTGCTTATGTCATGTGGTAAATCCACAGACAAGATTGACGTAGCAACACCTGTTGTAAAGGCCATAACAAAAACGACCTCGTCGTCGATCATTAATGGCACTCTCATAAAGGACGAAGACCTTGCTTCAAAGTCTACCGTCGCCCTTGTGGGTATGTTTAGTAGCCCCTTTTGTTCGGGAACTCTAGTTTCTGAAAATTTAGTACTCACTGCTGCTCATTGCGTTTCCAGATGGACAGAAAAATCTTTTTTTAAAAGCTCAAAACGCGTGACTGTTTTGTCTAATATTGGATTCAAATTGAACTCATCTGAGGATGTAACAAAACTAGAAATGGAAGCTGTCGAGCTCTACCCTATTAAAAAAGAAAAAGAACAATTTTATCATGATATCGCACTTGTAAAATTCAAAGGAGTGCTTCCAAAGGAATTTAAACCCGTAGCAATCCTTGCACCAGAGTATAAACTCGTGGGAAACAAAGATCTTATCCTGGCCGGTTTTGGACTTACCTCTAGTGATGAGAGTGATACTCCTACTTCATATCAAATCCGTATTCCTTACAAGGGATCTGATGGTGATATTCTTATCTTAAATCAACTCAATGGAAAAGAAGGTGCTTATCACGGTGACTCTGGAGGCCCTGCTTATTTAGAATCAAAAGATGAACTTCTTCTAGCTGGTTCAACGATTGGTGGATTAGATGGAGAATCTGAAGTTTATTATTCTAAAGTAAGCGCTTACAAACAGTTTATTCTAGATTCAGCAAAGAAGTTAAATGGAACTCTTCCGGTTTTTAAAAACCCTGAAGAATAA